The DNA window CCGGGGTTCGGGCTGATCGTGGCGCTCATCCTGATCACGCTGATCGGTTTTCTGACGGCCAACATTGTCGGCCGCGCCATCGTCAATTTCGGCGAGCGGCTGCTTGGCCGCATGCCGCTGGTGCGCGGCATCTATGGTTCGCTGAAACAGATTTTCGAGACCGTGCTGTCGAACAAGGGCGACATGTTCCGCCAGGTCGGGTTGGTCGAATATCCGCGCAAGGGCGTGTGGTCGCTGGTGTTCGTCGCCAGCGAGAAGGAAACCGAGATCAACCAGAAGCTTGATCAGGAAGGCGATCCGCTGATCGCCGTGTTCATGCCGTGCACGCCCAATCCAACGACCGGCTTTCTGATGTATGTGCCGAAGTCGGATATCGTCCTGCTCGACATGACGATCGAGGACGGCGCCAAGCTGATCGTCTCGGCCGGGCTGGTGGCGCCCGAGGTCAAGCAGATGGTTGTCGTGAACGGCGAGCCGATCGAGGGAGTGCTGGCCAACCCGTCGGTTGCCGCCCTGGCTCAGCCGGCGCGCAAGAGCCGCACGGCCTCGTCGCGGCCGAACAAGTAAAGCAGCAGGCGCAACGCCTCGCCACGCTGCGATTGCAGCTCCGGATCGCGTGACAGGACCAATCTGGCATCGTCGCGGGCAGCCTCCAGAAGATCGGCGTGCGCCTCGATGCGCGCCACCTGGAAGCCCGGCGTACCGGACTGGCGGGTGCCCAGAAGTTCGCCTTCGCCGCGCAGCTTCAAATCTTCTTCGGCGATCAGGAACCCGTCCTCGGTCTCGCGCATCACCGACAGCCGGCGTTTCGCGGTCTCGCCGAGCGGGTCCTTGTAGAGCAGCACGCAGGAGGAGGGCTTGTCACCGCGCCCGACCCGGCCGCGCAACTGGTGCAACTGGGCCAGGCCAAAGCGCTCGGCGTGCTCGATGACCATGACGGTGGCGTCCGGTACGTCGACGCCGACCTCGATGACCGTGGTGGCGATCAGGATGCGTGTCTCGCCCTGCTTGAAGGCGCGCATCGCCTCGTCCTTGTCGGCGCCCTTCATGCGGCCGTGGACGAGGCCGATACGGTCGCCGAACAATGGTTTCAGCGAAGCAAAACGGTCCTCGGCCGACATCAGCTTGATCTCTTCGGATTCCTCGACCAGCGGACAGATCCAGTAGATCTTCTGGCCACCTGCGACGGCGTCGACCATGCGGCCGACCAGTTCGTCCAATCTTTCCAGAGGCAAGGTGACGGTGCGGATCGGCTGGCGGCCAGCCGGCTTTTCCGTCAGCTTCGACACGTCCATGTCGCCGAAGGCGGTCAGCACCAGCGTGCGCGGGATGGGGGTGGCGGTCATCACCAGCATGTCGGGCGCATCGCCCTTGGCGGTGATGGCAAGCCGCTGGTGGACGCCGAAGCGGTGCTGCTCGTCGATGACGGCGAAGACCAGGTCGTGGAAGGTGACCGTGTCCTGGAACAGCGCATGGGTGCCGACGACGATGTCGATCTCGCCGCTTGCCAGGCCGGCCAGAGTGTCGGTGCGCTCGCGACCCTTCTCGCGCCCCGTGAGGATGGCGATGCGCAGCCCGGCCTTTGCGGCCAGCGGCGTGATCGTTGCCAGATGCTGGCGCGCCAGGATTTCGGTCGGTGCCATCAGCGCCGCCTGGCCGCCGGCCTCGACGGCACGCGCCATGGCCAGCAGCGCGACAACCGTCTTGCCGGAACCGACATCGCCCTGCAAAAGCCGCAGCATGCGCTCTGGATCGGCAAGGTCGGCATTGATTTCGGCCAGCGCGAATTCTTGGGAAGCGGTCAGCGAATAGGGCAGGGCCTCGCGCAGTTTTTCGACGATGCTGCCGTCGCCGACCAGGGGACGCCCGGACAGGCGACGGACTTTTGCCCGCACCAGCGCCAGCGAGACCTGGCCCGCCAGCAACTCGTCATAGGCGAGGCGCCGCCAGGCGGCGCCGTCGACGGAGACATCGATCGGATCGGCCGGATTGTGGATGCGGGCGAGCGCATCGCCGAAGGCTGCAAAGGTGTGCCGGCGCATGAAGGCGCCATCCTGCCATTCGGGGAATTCGGGCACGCGCGCCAGCGCCTGGCCGATCGCCCGGCGCAGCACCTTGCCCGAGAGCCCGGCGGTGAGCGGATAAACCGGTTCGACCAGCGGCAGGTTCTCCGCTTCGCTGGCCAGCGCGATATGGTCGGGGTGGACCATGCTCGGGCGACCGTTGAACCATTCCATGCGGCCGGAGACCACGACATGCTCGCCCTCGGGCATCGCCTTTTCCAGATAGGAAGCATGGGCATGGAAGAAGGTCAGCGCGATCTCGCCGGTGTCGTCATGGGCGTAGACGCGGTAGGGCACCGATTTGTTGCCGCGCGGCGGCGGCTGGTGGCGGTCGATGCGCACATCGAGCGTGACGATCTGGCCTTCCGCGGAGCCAGCGATACCAGGCCGGCTGCGGCGGTCGATGACGGTGTGCGGCAGCACGAACAGAAGGTCGCCCGCGCGCGCCGCGCGATCACCCAGATCGGCGGCGACGACTTTCTCGATCAGGGCACCGACCTTCGGCCCGACGCCGGCAAGCGAGGTGATCGGGACAAACAGCGGATCGAGGATGGAAGGACGCATGATGTCAGCTTATGTCGCGACGGCTACAGCGCAAGGCTGACAGCACCTTCTATCCACGCTATATGCGCCGCAGCAAGTGAGGATGCGGCACAATGACCGGAACGACGAGATCAAGCGAGGGGCTGGACGCCCACCGCCGCAAGCTTCTGTTTCGCTCCTGGCATCGCGGCATGCGCGAGATGGACCTGATCCTCGGCACTTTCGCCGACGCTGAGATCGGTGCCTTGACCAACGAGGAAATCGACCAATATGAGAGGCTCCTCGACATTCCCGACACTGAATTCCTGCCGATGATCACTGGCGAACGCCCGGTGACGGCGGATATCGACTGCGCCGTCCTGCAAAGATCCTGGCGTCCCGCCGAACCATGACTTTCTGAACACAAGCAATTCCAGGAAAAGTGCGAAGCGGTTTTCCGTTCGGAGTTGCGATAAAACAAGACCGTGATTTCATGAGCCTCATTCCCACCATCGGTCTGCCGAAAGGCCGCGCCGGCCAGTTCATCGTCGACGGCGTCGCCGACGGCTACGAAGCCTTTGCGCTGGTGCAGGCGGCACTCGAGATCGCGCCCGACAAGCCGGTTCTGTTCGTGGCACGCGACGGCCAGCGGCTGCCGGCGATCATCGAGGCGCTGTCCTTCGCGGCCCCAGGCCTGCCCGTGCTGGAATTGCCGGCCTGGGACTGTCTGCCCTACGACCGCGTCTCGCCCGGCTCGGATGCGGCCGCCAAGCGCCTCGATGCGCTGACCGCCATGATCGCGCTGGCGAAGAAGCCGCACCGCGCCGTCATCCTCACCACCGCCAATGCATTGTTGCAGCGCATTCCGCCGTCCGAGCTGGTCGAGGCACAGACTTTTCATGCCAGGCCCGGCAACCAGATCAACATGAACGTACTCGTGTCGCGGCTGGAAACATCCGGTTTCGAGCGCGTGCCGACGGTGCGCGGCATCGGTGAGTTCGCTGTGCGCGGTGGCATTCTCGACCTGTTCGCCCCCGGCTGGACCGAAGCGCTCAGGCTCGATTTCTTCGGCGACACGCTGGAATCGATCCGCGTCTTCGATGCAGCCACCCAGCGCACCACTGGCCAGCGCAAGTCGATGGCGCTGCAGGCGATGAGCGAAGTGGCGCTGACGCCGGAAACCATCAGCCGCTTCCGCCGCTCCTATATCGAAGCTTTTGGCGCGCCGCAGCGCGATGACGGGCTCTATGCGGCGGTCAGCGAAGGGCGTCGCTTCGCCGGCATGGAGCACTGGCTGCCGTTCTTCTACGAGCGGTTGGAGACCGTGTTCGACTATCTGCCCGACACGCCTGTTATTTTCGACCATCTGGCGCATGAGGCGCTGGCCGAGCGCCACACGCTGATCCTTGACCATTACGAGGCGCGCAGGAAGCAGGCCGATGGTGCCTTGAAGGATGCCGTGCCCTACAAGCCGGTGCCGCCGGACCTGCTCTATCTCTCTCCGGAAAACCTGATCGCCTCGCTCGGGCCACGTGAAGCGATCGATTTCACGCCGTTCGACGCACCCGATGCCGGTGCGAAAAAGGTCTACCATGCCGGTTCGCGCCACGGCCGCAGCTTTGTCGAGGAGCGCGCCGACCCGAACGCCAATGTGTTCGATGTCGTCGTCAAACACATCGCTAATGAGCGCGCGGCGCGCCGCCGCATTGTTGTTGCCGGCTGGACCGAAGGCTCGCTCGACCGGCTTGGCCAGATCCTTGCCGAACACCATCTCGGCAACCTCAAGCAGGTTGCAACGCTGGCGGAAGCCGAAAAGCTCGAGCCGGGGCAGGCGGCCTTGGCCGTGCTGCCGCTCGAATCCGGCTTCGAGACCGAAAAACTTGTCGTCGTCGCCGAACAGGACATTCTCGGCGACCGGCTGATCCGCCGTTCGAAGCGCAAGAAGCGTCCCTCCGATTTCATTGCCGAGGCCTCGGCGCTGTCGGCCGGCGATATTGTCGTCCACGCCGACCACGGCATTGGCCGCTTCATCGGCCTGCGCACCATCGAAGCAGTCGGCGCGCCGCATGATTGCCTGGAAATCCACTATGCCGGCGACGACCGGCTGTTCCTGCCGGTCGAGAACATCGAGCTTCTGTCGCGCTACGGCTCTGACTCAGCCGAAGCGACGTTGGACAAGCTTGGCGGCGGCGCCTGGCAGTCGCGCAAGGCGCGGCTGAAGAAGCGTCTGCTCGACATGGCCGGGCAGCTGATCCGCATCGCCGCCGAGCGGCAGATGCGCTCCGCACCGCCACTGGTGCCGGCCGAAGGCCTCTATGGCGAGTTCGCCGCCCGCTTCCCCTATGAGGAGACCGACGACCAGCAGACGGCGATCGACTCGGTGCGCGACGATCTGGCCGCCGGCAAGCCGATGGACCGGCTGATCTGCGGCGATGTCGGTTTCGGCAAGACAGAAGTGGCGCTGCGCGCCGCCTTCATCGCCGCGATGGAAGGGTTTCAGGTGGCGGTGGTGGTACCGACGACGCTGTTGTCGCGCCAGCATTTCAAGACGTTTTCGCAGCGCTTTTCCGGCCTGCCGATTCGTGTCGGCCAGGCCTCGCGGCTGGTCGGCGCCAAGGAACTGGCCGAAACCAAGAAAGGCATCGCCGAAGGGCAGGTCGACATCGTTATCGGCACCCACGCGCTGCTCGGTTCCGCGATCTCTTTCAAGAATCTTGGCCTGCTGATCATCGACGAGGAGCAGCACTTTGGCGTCAAGCACAAGGAGCGGTTGAAGGACCTGAAGACCGATGTGCACGTGCTGACGCTGTCGGCGACGCCGATCCCGCGCACGCTGCAACTGGCGTTGACCGGGGTGCGCGAGCTGTCGCTGATCGCCACGCCGCCGGTCGACCGTATGGCGGTGCGCACCTTCATATCGCCCTTCGATCCGCTGGTCATTCGCGAGACGCTGCTGCGCGAGCGCTATCGCGGCGGGCATTCCTTCTATGTCGTTCCGCGTATCAGCGATCTGGCGGAAATCCATGATTTCCTAAGAGAATCCGTGCCTGAGCTGAAGGTGGCGGTGGCCCATGGCCAGATGCCGCCGGGCGAACTCGACGACATTATGAATGCCTTCTATGACGGCCAGTACGATGTGCTGTTGTCGACGACGATTGTCGAATCCGGCCTCGACATCCCGACCGCCAACACGCTGATCATCCATCGCGCCGACATGTTCGGCCTGTCGCAGCTCTACCAGTTGCGCGGCCGCGTCGGCCGCTCGAAGGTGCGCGCCTATGCGCTGTTCACGCTGCCGGCCAACCGCAAGCTAACCGACACCGCCGAGCGGAGGCTCAAGGTGCTGCAATCGCTCGACACGCTGGGCGCAGGCTTCCAGCTGGCCAGCCACGACCTCGATATCAGAGGCGCCGGCAATCTTCTCGGTGAAGAACAGTCCGGCCACATCAAGGAGGTCGGTTTCGAACTCTACCAGCAGATGCTGGAAGAGGCTGTCGCCGAGGTGAAGGATTCCGGCGAAGTGCAGGATGGCGGTTGGTCGCCGCAGATCGCCGTCGGCACGGCGGTGATGATTCCGGAGAGCTATGTGCCGGATCTGCAGCTCAGGCTGGCGCTTTATCGCCGCCTCGGCGATCTCGAAAACACCGAGGAAATCGACGCCTTTGGCGCCGAGCTGATCGACCGCTTTGGCCCGCTGCCGGAGGAGGTGAAGCATCTGTTGAAGATCGTCTTCATCAAGGCGCTGTGCCGCAAGGCCAATGTCGAGAAGCTCGACGCCGGGCCGAAAGGCGTCGTCATCCATTTCCGCAAGCGCGAATTCTCCAACCCGGTCGGGCTGGTCCGGTTCATCGGCGAGCAGGGCTCGCTGGCCAAGATCCGGCCGGACCACAGCGTCGTCTTCGTGCGCGATTGGCCAACGGCCGAGAAGCGGCTGGCGGGCTCCGCGGTCGTCATGACCCAGCTGGCGCGGCTGGTGGAGAAGGCGGCTTAGCGTAGCCGGCACATTCGCCAGCGCTTGAATTCCGGTCTAGAATAGGAAATCGGCTTCGTGTATGGAGCCGCGATCCCCATATGGGGGCGGGAATGGCGGAGTACAGGCCGCTGGAAAGAGCGTTGGGTGCAGCGATGACGAAATGGTCGCCGAATTCTTGGAGAGCGATGCCGATCAAGCAGGTTCCTGCCTATCCGGACTTTGCCGCGCTGAAGAACACGGAAGCCCAGCTCGCAACCTTTCCGCCGCTGGTTTTTGCAGGTGAGGCGCGCAAGCTGAAGAAGCAGCTTGCGGCTGTCGCAGCCGGTGACGCCTTCCTTCTCCAGGGCGGCGATTGCGCCGAAAGCTTTGCCGAGCATGGCGCGGATAACATCCGCGACTTCTTCCGCGTCTTCCTGCAGATGTCGGTGGTGCTCACCTTCGCCGGCGCGCAGCCGGTGGTCAAGGTCGGCCGCGTCGCCGGCCAGTTCGCCAAGCCGCGCTCCTCCGACAATGAGACCAAGGGCGACGTGACGCTGCCCAGCTATCGCGGCGACATCATCAACGGCATCGAGTTCGACGCCAAGTCGCGCATTCCCGATCCCGCACGCCAGGAGATGGCGTACCGCCAGTCGGCGGCGACGCTCAACCTGTTGCGCGCCTTCGCGCAGGGCGGCTATGCCAGCCTGGAGAACGTGCATAGCTGGATGCTCGGCTTCGTGTCCGACAGCCCGCAGGGTGAGAAGTATGAGTCTCTCGCCAACCGCATCACCGAGACGATGGACTTCATGAAGGCCGTCGGCATCACCTCGGAGACCAATTACGCGCTGCGCGAGACGGATTTCTACACCAGCCACGAGGCGCTGCTGCTCGGCTACGAGGAGGCGCTCACCCGCGTCGATTCAACCTCCGGCGACTGGTATGCCACCTCTGGCCACATGATCTGGATCGGCGACCGCACCCGCCAGCCCGACCATGCGCATGTCGAATATTGCCGCGGCATCAAGAACCCGCTCGGGCTGAAATGCGGCCCGTCGCTGACGCCGGACGGCTTGCTGGAGCTGATCGACCTGCTCAATCCTGAAAACGAGCCCGGCCGGCTGACGCTGATCGCCCGCTTCGGCTCCGACAAGGTCGCCGACCACCTGCCCAAGCTGGTGCGCGCGGTGCAGAAGGAAGGCCGCAGCGTGGTGTGGTCGTCGGACCCGATGCACGGCAACACGATCGAGGCCGCCGGCTACAAGACGCGGCCGTTCGACCGCATCCTGAAGGAGGTGCAGACCTTCTTCGAGGTGCACCGCGCCGAAGGCACGCATCCGGGCGGCATCCATGTCGAGATGACCGGCAAGAACGTCACCGAATGCACCGGTGGCGCGCGCGCCATCACCGCCGAGGAGTTGCAGGACCGCTACCACACCCATTGCGATCCGCGCCTTAACGCCGACCAGGCGATCGAACTGGCGTTCCTGGTCTCGGATCTGTTGAAGAAGAGCCACCCGGTGCAGCACAAGCAGGCCGTCAACGGCTGATTTTCGCCGCGATCTGAATGAACCCATGAAAAGGCGCTGGAGACATCCGGCGCCTTTTTCGTTTTCGGCTCAGTGCCCGCGTTCCCAGCGCAAGTCGGTTAGACGGGGATCGGCAAAGGCGGTTCTGGAAAATTCGATCCGTTTTTCCGGAAATTCGCAGATCGCCTGCACGCCGAACGCGCCGAGCCGGATGCGCCAGGTCTGCGGCTCCATCGGCTTGGCCTTGGCAAAGCCGCGGCAGGTCAGCAGCGCGATGTTGGCGCCTTTGGGGTCGCGTGCCGAGCGGTAGCGGATTGCCTCCAGCCCGGCCTCGCGGGCGACGTCGGCAATGGCCTGGCAAGCGGCATAGTCGGCCGGATGCGTCCATGCCGCCGCGTCTCGATCGAGCGGCGGCCGGGTGAGATCGACTGCCTCGGCGCATTTGATCGCGGCGGCAAAGGCCGTGTATTCGGCGGCGTCGCTCGGCCAGGGTGTTTTGGGCGACTCGGCAAAGAACAGCAGCCGGTAGAAGGCCATTTCGGCCACCGCGGTCATCATGGTCTCGGCCGCATAGTAGACGCCCTTGGTCCTGCCGGCGCGGCGGAAGCGCGAACCGTGCGGATAGACCGAGCCGTAGCGGAAGGGCGTCGCCAGGAGATAGTGGAGATGGCGGCATTCGAGGGGAATCTGCGGCTTGGTTTCCTCGATCAGGTCTTCCAGCATCGCCTGCTCGTCGAGCGTGTCGACGATCTTGAGCGTCGAGACATGGTGCTGCGCCTCGACCATACGCCAGTATTTGCCGTCGATGCCGACGGCTTCAGACGAGAGCGCGTCGGGAGTCCAGATAGGCGATGACATCGACAAGCCCGGTGATGGTGAGGATTTTTTCAAGCGGAGCGGCATCGAACGCCGTGTTGGCGTTCTTCAGCCATGCCCGGGCGACAGCCGCGTCGCCGCCGACAATGGCGTCGAGCGAGCGGAACAGCCTGACGAACAACACGGCGAGCTCGAATGGCTTGGTGCCGCGCTCGAGCAGGAATTCGTCCCTGCGCATGCGCGAAACCGTGGCCTCCGAAACGCCGATCACCGAGGCCAGCATCCTGGCGGTGATGTCCAGCAGATCAGCCGCGCGCAGCGTTGCCTTGGTCAGGACTGCATTCTCGGCTGTTTTGGCAGCGGTTTGAGGTTGCATGGCGATGCCTTCCTATTTCTGTGGAAAATATAGTCCACAAAAATTCATATGGAAAGGTGCGGATGCAAAACAATCCTGAGGAGCGACCGACGGAGAAGCTCAGTCCTTCTTGTACAGAAGCCAGCTCTTGCCGGCCCGGCCAGCCATCATCGAGTGCTTGGTGACGCGGTTGCGGCCGCTGACCTTCGAACGATAGAGCGCCCGGTCGGCCTTGGTATAGAGATCCTCCGGGCCCTCGGCCTCGGATGCCATGCAGATGCCCATCGAGACGGTGACGGTGCCGTAATTCGTGCCGGTCTGGCTGCTGGTGAACGGCGTCTGCTCGATCAGGGCGCGAATGCGCTCGGCGATCTCATAGGTGGCGTCCTCGCTGGCGCCCTCGATGATCAGCGCGAACTCCTCGCCGCCGGTGCGGGCGACGAACATGTCGCCGCGGATGCTGGTCTGGAAGATGTCGGCGATGATCTGGATGATCTTGTCGCCGACCGGGTGGCCGTAGCGGTCGTTGATGTCCTTGAAGCGATCGATGTCGGCAAGGACCAAGGCGTTGAACAGGATACCCTTGTTGCTGTTGTAGATCCTGGTGATTTCCTTGTCGAAGGCGCGGCGATTCCAGATGTGGGTCAAGGGATCGGTGTCGGCTAGCCGCTTGTACTCCTCGAGCTTCGACTTGACGCTCTCGAGTTCGGCCGTCTTGTCGCTGAGCGTCGAGGCCACCTGCCGGCCGTGGTCGATCGTCGAATTGGTGGCAATCGCCATGGCGTTGGCGATCTTCTGCAAAAGATCCTGAGAGAGAAGGCTGCGGCCACTGAGGCCGCTCGATGTCTCATCGAGGATCCGGCCGTATTTCTCGATGTGGCTGCGCTCGCTCCTCAACAGCGAAGCGACTTCCTCGAGCTCCCTGGCAATGACGTCCCTGGCATGCTCGACGATGCCGGGACCATGGTTATGGGCAAAGAAAGTGCGTCCGATCTGATCCAGCTCATCTTGTGTCGGCCGGCTGCTCAGCGAAACGACGGCGAGGCTGAGTTCGCGATTGGTGCCGCTCAGGGCCTCGTAGAAAATCTCGTAGTTGCGCGGCAGGCCAAGTACGCCCAGCTGGCGCATTGTGGCAACAGCAGTGGCTGCGATGTCGGTGCTTCGTTCGGTCGGGACAGGTACCGGCTGCATTTTGATTCTTCCCCTCGGATTCCGCCGCAGAATTCGCGGGTTCCCTTTGTCGCCGACCTGGGGAATGCGACAGGCACTTCAGAGCAATTTACGAAGGATGCGTCCCCACCCACGGCCTTCGCTTGCCGTGACCATAAATGCGCCAGCGCTAAAGTTTCCTTAATTTGTAAGAAACGGGCACGTTTTTCCCTACCTGCGGCTGTAGAAGCTTCAATCCGCGCACAACAATCCATACCGACGCCAGTTTGGCGGCCTTGAATCCGAAATTCGCGCATTGCGCTCTTGAAAATGAAACTGAATTTCGGATTCGCCGCGCCAATACATGTCGCATTTGCTTGCGTGTGGGTGCCGCAAAGCTGGAATCCTGAATGCGGGCAATTTTTTCTTCAGGAAGGGGTCGAGATGAGCGACAATCACACGGGAGCGTGTCTGTGCGGAGCGGTTCGCTTCAGGACGCGCGGGGCGCTGCGCGGCGTCATCTATTGCCATTGCTCGCAATGCCGCAAGCAGAGCGGACATTTCTATGCCGCGACCAATGTCGCCGACGCCGATATCGTGATCGAAGGCACGGAAAGCATCACCTGGTACGAAGCATCGGCTTTCGCCAGGCGCGGGTTTTGCAAGACATGCGGGTCGGTGCTGTTTTGGAAGCCGCGCGAAGACGCCTATGTCTCGGTTCTTGCGGGATCGTTCGACGAACCGACCGATCTCAGGGGCCAATGCCACATCTTTGTCGGCGACAAGGGCGACTACTATTCGATCGATGACACGCTGCCGCAATTCGAAAAGTCGACGCCGTCAATCAAGGTGGCGGACGAATGAATCTGGGATAAGTCGCCGTATTCCATTGATCTGGCCAGCCATTGCATTATCCCGTGCCGGTGATTCGGAAAGGGGTTTGGCATGCAGCGGCTGATCGACGCTTATTTCAATTCGGTGCGGGCGTTTCGCAAACT is part of the Mesorhizobium loti genome and encodes:
- a CDS encoding DUF502 domain-containing protein; the protein is MADAPKTSGMTRLRNYFLTGFIVCAPLAITAYIAWSFIGWVDSWVKPYIPARYSPDTYLSFPVPGFGLIVALILITLIGFLTANIVGRAIVNFGERLLGRMPLVRGIYGSLKQIFETVLSNKGDMFRQVGLVEYPRKGVWSLVFVASEKETEINQKLDQEGDPLIAVFMPCTPNPTTGFLMYVPKSDIVLLDMTIEDGAKLIVSAGLVAPEVKQMVVVNGEPIEGVLANPSVAALAQPARKSRTASSRPNK
- the recG gene encoding ATP-dependent DNA helicase RecG, which codes for MRPSILDPLFVPITSLAGVGPKVGALIEKVVAADLGDRAARAGDLLFVLPHTVIDRRSRPGIAGSAEGQIVTLDVRIDRHQPPPRGNKSVPYRVYAHDDTGEIALTFFHAHASYLEKAMPEGEHVVVSGRMEWFNGRPSMVHPDHIALASEAENLPLVEPVYPLTAGLSGKVLRRAIGQALARVPEFPEWQDGAFMRRHTFAAFGDALARIHNPADPIDVSVDGAAWRRLAYDELLAGQVSLALVRAKVRRLSGRPLVGDGSIVEKLREALPYSLTASQEFALAEINADLADPERMLRLLQGDVGSGKTVVALLAMARAVEAGGQAALMAPTEILARQHLATITPLAAKAGLRIAILTGREKGRERTDTLAGLASGEIDIVVGTHALFQDTVTFHDLVFAVIDEQHRFGVHQRLAITAKGDAPDMLVMTATPIPRTLVLTAFGDMDVSKLTEKPAGRQPIRTVTLPLERLDELVGRMVDAVAGGQKIYWICPLVEESEEIKLMSAEDRFASLKPLFGDRIGLVHGRMKGADKDEAMRAFKQGETRILIATTVIEVGVDVPDATVMVIEHAERFGLAQLHQLRGRVGRGDKPSSCVLLYKDPLGETAKRRLSVMRETEDGFLIAEEDLKLRGEGELLGTRQSGTPGFQVARIEAHADLLEAARDDARLVLSRDPELQSQRGEALRLLLYLFGRDEAVRLLRAG
- the mfd gene encoding transcription-repair coupling factor produces the protein MSLIPTIGLPKGRAGQFIVDGVADGYEAFALVQAALEIAPDKPVLFVARDGQRLPAIIEALSFAAPGLPVLELPAWDCLPYDRVSPGSDAAAKRLDALTAMIALAKKPHRAVILTTANALLQRIPPSELVEAQTFHARPGNQINMNVLVSRLETSGFERVPTVRGIGEFAVRGGILDLFAPGWTEALRLDFFGDTLESIRVFDAATQRTTGQRKSMALQAMSEVALTPETISRFRRSYIEAFGAPQRDDGLYAAVSEGRRFAGMEHWLPFFYERLETVFDYLPDTPVIFDHLAHEALAERHTLILDHYEARRKQADGALKDAVPYKPVPPDLLYLSPENLIASLGPREAIDFTPFDAPDAGAKKVYHAGSRHGRSFVEERADPNANVFDVVVKHIANERAARRRIVVAGWTEGSLDRLGQILAEHHLGNLKQVATLAEAEKLEPGQAALAVLPLESGFETEKLVVVAEQDILGDRLIRRSKRKKRPSDFIAEASALSAGDIVVHADHGIGRFIGLRTIEAVGAPHDCLEIHYAGDDRLFLPVENIELLSRYGSDSAEATLDKLGGGAWQSRKARLKKRLLDMAGQLIRIAAERQMRSAPPLVPAEGLYGEFAARFPYEETDDQQTAIDSVRDDLAAGKPMDRLICGDVGFGKTEVALRAAFIAAMEGFQVAVVVPTTLLSRQHFKTFSQRFSGLPIRVGQASRLVGAKELAETKKGIAEGQVDIVIGTHALLGSAISFKNLGLLIIDEEQHFGVKHKERLKDLKTDVHVLTLSATPIPRTLQLALTGVRELSLIATPPVDRMAVRTFISPFDPLVIRETLLRERYRGGHSFYVVPRISDLAEIHDFLRESVPELKVAVAHGQMPPGELDDIMNAFYDGQYDVLLSTTIVESGLDIPTANTLIIHRADMFGLSQLYQLRGRVGRSKVRAYALFTLPANRKLTDTAERRLKVLQSLDTLGAGFQLASHDLDIRGAGNLLGEEQSGHIKEVGFELYQQMLEEAVAEVKDSGEVQDGGWSPQIAVGTAVMIPESYVPDLQLRLALYRRLGDLENTEEIDAFGAELIDRFGPLPEEVKHLLKIVFIKALCRKANVEKLDAGPKGVVIHFRKREFSNPVGLVRFIGEQGSLAKIRPDHSVVFVRDWPTAEKRLAGSAVVMTQLARLVEKAA
- a CDS encoding 3-deoxy-7-phosphoheptulonate synthase class II, with the translated sequence MTKWSPNSWRAMPIKQVPAYPDFAALKNTEAQLATFPPLVFAGEARKLKKQLAAVAAGDAFLLQGGDCAESFAEHGADNIRDFFRVFLQMSVVLTFAGAQPVVKVGRVAGQFAKPRSSDNETKGDVTLPSYRGDIINGIEFDAKSRIPDPARQEMAYRQSAATLNLLRAFAQGGYASLENVHSWMLGFVSDSPQGEKYESLANRITETMDFMKAVGITSETNYALRETDFYTSHEALLLGYEEALTRVDSTSGDWYATSGHMIWIGDRTRQPDHAHVEYCRGIKNPLGLKCGPSLTPDGLLELIDLLNPENEPGRLTLIARFGSDKVADHLPKLVRAVQKEGRSVVWSSDPMHGNTIEAAGYKTRPFDRILKEVQTFFEVHRAEGTHPGGIHVEMTGKNVTECTGGARAITAEELQDRYHTHCDPRLNADQAIELAFLVSDLLKKSHPVQHKQAVNG
- a CDS encoding RES family NAD+ phosphorylase, yielding MSSPIWTPDALSSEAVGIDGKYWRMVEAQHHVSTLKIVDTLDEQAMLEDLIEETKPQIPLECRHLHYLLATPFRYGSVYPHGSRFRRAGRTKGVYYAAETMMTAVAEMAFYRLLFFAESPKTPWPSDAAEYTAFAAAIKCAEAVDLTRPPLDRDAAAWTHPADYAACQAIADVAREAGLEAIRYRSARDPKGANIALLTCRGFAKAKPMEPQTWRIRLGAFGVQAICEFPEKRIEFSRTAFADPRLTDLRWERGH
- a CDS encoding DUF2384 domain-containing protein, with protein sequence MQPQTAAKTAENAVLTKATLRAADLLDITARMLASVIGVSEATVSRMRRDEFLLERGTKPFELAVLFVRLFRSLDAIVGGDAAVARAWLKNANTAFDAAPLEKILTITGLVDVIAYLDSRRALV
- a CDS encoding diguanylate cyclase, with translation MQPVPVPTERSTDIAATAVATMRQLGVLGLPRNYEIFYEALSGTNRELSLAVVSLSSRPTQDELDQIGRTFFAHNHGPGIVEHARDVIARELEEVASLLRSERSHIEKYGRILDETSSGLSGRSLLSQDLLQKIANAMAIATNSTIDHGRQVASTLSDKTAELESVKSKLEEYKRLADTDPLTHIWNRRAFDKEITRIYNSNKGILFNALVLADIDRFKDINDRYGHPVGDKIIQIIADIFQTSIRGDMFVARTGGEEFALIIEGASEDATYEIAERIRALIEQTPFTSSQTGTNYGTVTVSMGICMASEAEGPEDLYTKADRALYRSKVSGRNRVTKHSMMAGRAGKSWLLYKKD
- a CDS encoding GFA family protein, coding for MSDNHTGACLCGAVRFRTRGALRGVIYCHCSQCRKQSGHFYAATNVADADIVIEGTESITWYEASAFARRGFCKTCGSVLFWKPREDAYVSVLAGSFDEPTDLRGQCHIFVGDKGDYYSIDDTLPQFEKSTPSIKVADE